The Helianthus annuus cultivar XRQ/B chromosome 16, HanXRQr2.0-SUNRISE, whole genome shotgun sequence genome includes a window with the following:
- the LOC110944919 gene encoding uncharacterized mitochondrial protein AtMg00300-like, with amino-acid sequence MSDKGYGTFFTKETCKIVGPKVVKKIEEIIAGSKTQVVSQRSGNVYVVDMLKDNPMSEACLFSAASTKETKLWHRRLSHTNHKTITTLSKQGLVRGLPPKLFTCDEHCVSCLKGKQHKSSFNSIDEFKTSQCLQLVHMDMFGPVKS; translated from the coding sequence ATGAGTGACAAGGGCTATGGGACATTCTTTACTAAGGAAACTTGTAAGATTGTTGGGCCAAAAGTGGTTAAAAAGATTGAGGAAATCATAGCCGGGAGCAAAACACAGGTTGTTtctcaaaggagtggcaatgtgtATGTGGTTGATATGTTGAAGGATAATCCAATGTCTGAAGCCTGtttgttctcagctgcctctactAAAGAGACAAAACTATGGCATAGAAGACTTAGTCACACAAATCATAAAACTATCACCACACTCTCAAAACAAGGCCTTGTAAGAGGCCTTCCACCAAAACTTTTCACCTGTGATGAACAttgtgtttcatgtttaaaaggtAAACAACACAAGAGTTCATTCAATTCCATTGATGAGTTCAAAACTAGTCAATGTTTACAATTGGTGCACATGGACATGTTTGGCCCTGTAAAATCATGA